In Streptomyces sp. SN-593, a single genomic region encodes these proteins:
- a CDS encoding SRPBCC domain-containing protein has product MAREFEVRREQDLPATPEQVWDAVATGAGNLGWLYPMDIEPRVGGKATRGDATVLAWEPPRHLALRATQDGGFSNTLGYHVEPAGSGASRLRMGIHWVHTGVVDEAWAWDAKTDAAEKHVDFYQHGLAEYLRHFAGRPAAYVRATRPGPPAGPDDFAALRRRLGLADDAAVGDRFALLAPGPERARVEVVVDWLSADFVGLRGPDALYRFFNGGTWKVPTWLGHHLFGEDADEEQATKAWTAWLDETHAEEL; this is encoded by the coding sequence ATGGCCCGAGAGTTCGAGGTCCGCCGGGAGCAGGACCTGCCCGCCACGCCCGAGCAGGTCTGGGACGCGGTGGCCACCGGCGCCGGCAACCTGGGCTGGCTCTACCCGATGGACATCGAGCCGCGTGTCGGCGGGAAGGCCACCCGGGGCGACGCCACCGTCCTGGCCTGGGAGCCGCCGCGGCACCTCGCCCTGCGCGCGACCCAGGACGGCGGGTTCTCCAACACGCTCGGCTACCACGTCGAGCCGGCGGGCAGCGGAGCCAGCCGCCTGCGGATGGGGATCCACTGGGTGCACACCGGGGTCGTGGACGAGGCGTGGGCCTGGGACGCGAAGACGGACGCGGCCGAGAAGCACGTCGACTTCTACCAGCACGGACTCGCGGAGTACCTGCGGCACTTCGCCGGCCGCCCCGCCGCCTACGTCAGGGCCACGCGCCCCGGTCCCCCCGCCGGCCCGGACGACTTCGCCGCGCTGCGCCGGCGCCTCGGCCTCGCCGACGACGCCGCCGTCGGCGACCGGTTCGCCCTCCTCGCCCCCGGACCGGAGCGCGCCCGAGTGGAGGTGGTCGTCGACTGGCTCAGCGCCGACTTCGTCGGACTGCGCGGCCCGGACGCCCTGTACCGGTTCTTCAACGGCGGCACCTGGAAGGTACCGACCTGGCTCGGCCACCACCTGTTCGGCGAGGACGCCGACGAGGAGCAGGCGACCAAGGCGTGGACCGCCTGGCTCGACGAGACCCACGCCGAGGAGCTGTGA
- a CDS encoding vWA domain-containing protein, giving the protein MSDTNRARLLPIYVLADESGSMNPYIDELNAGLRSLHAALAVEPMASAKVRFSVLGFADDVEERLRMVDLRDVDTFPRLCTRGSTSYAAVFEDLLVRVPQDVGALKAEGFQVHRPAVFFLSDGVPNDGDGWEGPYGRLTDKRVTPAAPNIIACGVGDADPHVIDAVATAHEFGFIADPDADVGQAIARFCTSLTTSVIASSRALDAADPRLTVDRPEHFTMAMDVI; this is encoded by the coding sequence GTGAGCGACACCAACCGGGCACGGCTGCTCCCCATCTACGTCCTCGCCGACGAGTCGGGCTCGATGAACCCGTACATCGACGAACTCAACGCGGGTCTGCGGTCCCTGCACGCGGCGCTGGCCGTCGAGCCGATGGCGTCCGCCAAGGTGCGCTTCTCCGTCCTCGGATTCGCCGACGACGTGGAGGAGCGCTTGCGGATGGTGGACCTGAGGGACGTGGACACCTTCCCGCGGCTGTGCACCCGCGGCTCGACCAGCTACGCCGCGGTCTTCGAGGACCTGCTGGTCCGGGTGCCGCAGGACGTCGGCGCCCTCAAGGCCGAGGGCTTCCAGGTCCACCGCCCCGCGGTGTTCTTCCTCAGCGACGGGGTGCCGAACGACGGCGACGGCTGGGAGGGGCCGTACGGGCGGCTGACCGACAAGCGCGTCACCCCGGCGGCGCCCAACATCATCGCCTGCGGCGTCGGCGACGCGGACCCGCACGTCATCGACGCGGTCGCCACGGCCCACGAGTTCGGTTTCATCGCTGATCCGGACGCGGACGTCGGTCAGGCGATCGCCAGGTTCTGCACCTCGTTGACCACCAGCGTCATCGCGTCGAGCCGTGCGCTCGACGCGGCCGACCCGCGGTTGACGGTCGACCGGCCCGAGCACTTCACGATGGCGATGGACGTGATCTGA
- a CDS encoding vWA domain-containing protein, translated as MSEAVVLTLSRTPVPKATLAPTKARSPHVAVVYATAAGDVMCFDGRPVPSTRLWFSRYRHRYEVDLRGFSGEARVGRNPLVSSDGVHLFDVRVSFECGLNGPKGAEEWVRSGLVDALPTVHWYITGVCRGAGGGFGIEDAAGLEAELNARFAEPADIGAGLILSDVRVAVRPDARSLAFLDTLLEAERRERTGRAEHVPDLGEQRRSIELGAIRQEADIAAALQRRNAFAYLLTSAEDLVNQHLAMHPTDTAGAVEMRMRLESARAARAEQQETQAMTLLELLVNKDMILPGDLNTMRDQFLGLAGRAAGAAPPAALPGPAAAAPALPAGTTTPWAAPLGTEGTWQPAGAPGALPGAPDTRLYEPTLAAPPVTPVSAVPLTALVYLVLDESLDTPCLDELNRGLRSLHDGLSADPAVSAALRLCVVGMAGDPAVRLGLARVGPGTRTPILLRRSGLSYERAFRSLRTLLPQDVTLVRAEGARVLRPVVFLLSGGKPADGEEWQDALHGLTDEASHSSAPRIIACGLGEADPLAISRIASRPELAHMAPRPSEPVAAAHTWAVFVRDRVRDYGRRLAAGGTEFGLAGPDGFRPAGDAL; from the coding sequence GTGAGCGAAGCGGTCGTCCTGACCCTCAGCCGGACCCCGGTGCCCAAGGCGACACTGGCCCCCACAAAAGCCCGTTCGCCGCACGTGGCCGTGGTCTACGCCACGGCCGCGGGTGACGTGATGTGCTTCGACGGCCGCCCGGTGCCGTCCACCCGGCTGTGGTTCTCCAGGTACCGGCACCGCTACGAGGTGGACCTGCGCGGCTTCTCGGGCGAGGCGCGGGTCGGGCGCAATCCCCTGGTCTCCAGCGACGGGGTGCACCTCTTCGACGTCCGGGTGTCCTTCGAGTGCGGCCTCAACGGCCCAAAGGGGGCCGAGGAGTGGGTGCGCAGCGGCCTGGTGGACGCGCTGCCCACGGTCCACTGGTACATCACCGGCGTCTGCCGGGGCGCGGGCGGCGGATTCGGCATCGAGGACGCGGCCGGCCTGGAGGCCGAGCTGAACGCGCGGTTCGCGGAACCGGCCGACATCGGGGCGGGCCTGATCCTCTCCGACGTGCGGGTGGCGGTCCGGCCGGACGCGCGGTCACTGGCCTTCCTGGACACGCTGCTGGAGGCCGAACGCCGGGAACGCACCGGCAGGGCCGAGCACGTGCCCGACCTCGGGGAGCAGCGGCGGTCGATCGAACTGGGCGCCATCCGGCAGGAGGCCGACATCGCCGCCGCCCTCCAGCGCCGGAACGCGTTCGCCTATCTGCTGACCTCGGCCGAGGACCTGGTCAACCAGCACCTGGCCATGCACCCGACGGACACCGCGGGTGCGGTGGAGATGCGGATGCGGCTGGAGTCGGCGCGCGCGGCCCGTGCCGAGCAGCAGGAGACCCAGGCGATGACCCTGCTGGAACTCCTGGTGAACAAGGACATGATCCTGCCAGGAGACCTCAACACGATGCGCGACCAGTTCCTCGGGCTGGCCGGGCGGGCGGCCGGCGCCGCCCCGCCGGCCGCCTTGCCGGGGCCGGCCGCCGCGGCACCCGCGCTCCCCGCCGGGACCACCACGCCGTGGGCCGCGCCGCTGGGCACGGAGGGCACCTGGCAGCCGGCCGGCGCCCCGGGTGCCCTGCCGGGCGCCCCGGACACCCGGTTGTACGAGCCGACGCTCGCGGCGCCCCCCGTGACACCCGTGTCCGCCGTCCCGCTGACCGCGCTGGTCTACCTGGTGCTGGACGAGTCGCTGGACACGCCGTGCCTGGACGAACTGAACCGCGGGCTGCGCTCCCTGCACGACGGCCTGTCCGCCGACCCGGCCGTGTCGGCGGCCCTGCGGCTGTGCGTCGTGGGCATGGCGGGCGACCCGGCCGTCCGGCTGGGCCTGGCGCGGGTCGGCCCGGGGACCCGGACGCCGATCCTGCTCCGCCGCTCCGGGCTGTCGTACGAGCGTGCCTTCCGTTCGCTGCGGACGCTGCTGCCCCAGGACGTGACGCTGGTGCGGGCGGAGGGGGCCAGGGTGCTGCGGCCGGTGGTGTTCCTCCTGAGCGGAGGCAAACCCGCCGACGGCGAGGAATGGCAGGACGCCCTGCACGGCCTGACCGACGAGGCGAGCCACTCCTCCGCGCCCCGGATCATCGCCTGCGGCCTGGGCGAGGCCGATCCCCTCGCGATCAGCCGGATCGCCTCCCGGCCGGAACTCGCGCACATGGCCCCCCGCCCCAGCGAGCCGGTCGCGGCCGCGCACACGTGGGCGGTCTTCGTCCGCGACCGGGTCCGCGACTACGGCCGCCGGTTGGCGGCGGGCGGCACCGAGTTCGGTCTCGCCGGGCCGGACGGCTTCCGGCCGGCGGGAGACGCGCTGTGA
- a CDS encoding cytochrome P450, translating to MTATETAGGVRDTALPAPPADFAAALLTPEARRDPYPLYARMRREDPVHRSPQGIWYLTRYADVEAALGDLRLSNDRDRMTRAYSALGGDLKALSRLTERLGRVMTNTDPPDHARLRKLANRAFTARRVEALRDGVQRIVDRLVDEAVAAGPAVDLIEAFASRLPMSVVCELFGIPEEDRPQVKSWFCRFGRLSEDIGRSEEAIDQYEEYLSALIRRRRREPGEDLVSALVATQTRDDRLTDSELLATCFILITAGDETTTHLIGNGVLALLRHPDQLARLRADPGLIRGAVEELARYDTVTQAVVRVVAQDLEIGGRTLREGELVYLFLGATNRDPERFADPDRLDLARPGNRHLSFGHGPHFCLGGPLAKLQAEVAVGTLVRRLPDLRLADGAALEWRPNPLQRRLSTLPLAF from the coding sequence GTGACCGCCACCGAGACAGCCGGCGGGGTCCGGGACACCGCGCTCCCCGCCCCGCCGGCCGACTTCGCCGCCGCCCTGCTCACCCCCGAGGCGCGGCGGGACCCCTACCCCCTCTACGCCCGCATGCGGCGCGAGGACCCGGTCCACCGCAGCCCCCAGGGCATCTGGTACCTCACCCGGTACGCCGACGTCGAGGCGGCGCTGGGCGACCTGCGGCTGTCCAACGACCGGGACCGGATGACCCGCGCCTACAGTGCCCTCGGCGGTGACCTCAAGGCCCTCAGCCGGCTCACCGAGCGCCTCGGCCGGGTGATGACCAACACCGACCCGCCGGACCACGCACGGCTGCGCAAACTGGCCAACCGGGCCTTCACCGCCCGGCGCGTCGAGGCCCTGCGCGACGGCGTCCAGCGGATCGTCGACCGGCTCGTCGACGAGGCCGTCGCGGCCGGACCGGCCGTGGACCTGATCGAGGCGTTCGCCTCCCGGCTGCCGATGTCGGTGGTCTGCGAGCTCTTCGGCATCCCGGAGGAGGACCGGCCGCAGGTCAAGAGCTGGTTTTGCCGCTTCGGCCGGCTCAGCGAGGACATCGGCAGGTCCGAGGAGGCGATCGACCAGTACGAGGAGTACCTGTCCGCGCTCATCCGGCGGCGCCGGCGCGAACCGGGCGAGGACCTGGTGAGCGCCCTGGTCGCCACCCAGACCCGCGACGACCGGCTCACCGACTCCGAACTGCTGGCCACCTGCTTCATCCTCATCACCGCCGGCGACGAGACCACCACCCACCTGATCGGCAACGGCGTGCTGGCCCTGCTGCGCCATCCGGACCAGCTCGCCCGGCTGCGGGCGGACCCCGGCCTGATCCGCGGCGCCGTCGAGGAACTGGCCCGCTACGACACGGTGACCCAGGCGGTGGTCCGGGTCGTCGCGCAGGACCTGGAGATCGGCGGGCGGACGCTGCGGGAAGGCGAGTTGGTGTACCTCTTCCTCGGCGCCACCAACCGCGATCCCGAGCGCTTCGCGGACCCCGACCGGCTCGACCTGGCCCGCCCCGGCAACCGGCACCTGAGCTTCGGCCACGGCCCGCACTTCTGCCTCGGCGGCCCGCTGGCCAAGCTCCAGGCGGAGGTGGCCGTCGGCACCCTGGTGCGCCGGCTGCCCGACCTGCGACTGGCCGACGGGGCGGCCCTGGAGTGGCGCCCCAACCCGCTGCAACGGCGCCTGAGCACCCTCCCGCTGGCTTTTTGA
- a CDS encoding lipase family protein, with translation MPLTTRLLAVALTAAACLGAQALPAAAATGSDTEVSRGVTIPAFYNPPAELPAANGTLIRSEPLPLALSLPAAGGPLPGTATRIMYKSTDSNDKPVAVTGAYIEPSAPWKGPGPRPLVVVAPGTMGQGDQCAASMGLEHPLQLNGQTVSVGYEDLAIYRLLAQGTAVAVTDYVGLGATDRLHTYVNRLDEAHAVLDAVRAVHSVGGASVTSASRVGLFGYSQGGGATAAAAELQPAYAPEITLSGTYAGAPPADLDVVTKAIDGSDLAAAVGWALNGFLQSDPALQPIADAYLSAKGRAALADLSTMCVGDGILGYAFSKTSDWTVDGESLADIIDAQPAIRGYLDEQRIGTSKPTSPIRLATGVNDNLVPHSQARDLAVDWCAKGVNLTYQPVVLPNAGDALLNHFGPLLTDQGDAVTWLTDRLDGKTPVSNCWSMPLQP, from the coding sequence ATGCCCCTCACCACCCGCCTGCTCGCGGTCGCGCTCACCGCGGCCGCATGCCTCGGCGCGCAGGCCCTGCCCGCCGCCGCGGCGACCGGATCGGACACGGAGGTCTCCCGGGGCGTCACCATCCCCGCGTTCTACAACCCGCCCGCCGAACTGCCCGCGGCCAACGGCACCCTGATCCGCAGCGAGCCGCTGCCCCTGGCCCTGAGCCTGCCCGCCGCCGGCGGCCCGCTGCCGGGCACCGCGACCCGCATCATGTACAAGTCCACCGACTCCAACGACAAGCCGGTGGCCGTGACCGGCGCCTACATCGAGCCGAGCGCCCCGTGGAAGGGCCCCGGACCGCGGCCCCTGGTGGTCGTCGCGCCCGGCACCATGGGACAGGGCGACCAGTGCGCGGCGTCCATGGGGCTGGAACACCCCCTCCAGCTCAACGGTCAGACCGTCTCGGTCGGCTACGAGGATCTGGCCATCTACCGGCTCCTCGCCCAGGGCACCGCCGTCGCCGTCACCGACTACGTCGGGCTCGGAGCCACCGACCGCCTGCACACCTACGTCAACCGCCTCGACGAGGCCCACGCCGTCCTCGACGCGGTCCGCGCGGTGCACTCCGTCGGCGGAGCCTCCGTCACCTCCGCCTCCCGTGTCGGGCTCTTCGGCTACAGCCAGGGCGGCGGCGCGACGGCCGCGGCAGCCGAACTCCAGCCCGCCTACGCCCCCGAGATCACCCTGTCCGGCACCTACGCCGGTGCGCCGCCGGCCGACCTGGACGTGGTCACCAAGGCCATCGACGGAAGCGACCTGGCCGCCGCGGTGGGCTGGGCCCTCAACGGGTTCCTCCAGTCCGACCCCGCCCTCCAGCCGATCGCCGACGCCTACCTGAGCGCCAAGGGCCGGGCGGCGCTCGCCGACCTGTCGACCATGTGCGTCGGCGACGGCATCCTCGGCTACGCCTTCAGCAAGACCTCGGACTGGACCGTCGACGGCGAGAGCCTCGCGGACATCATCGACGCCCAGCCCGCGATCCGCGGCTACCTCGACGAGCAGCGCATCGGCACGTCGAAGCCGACCAGCCCGATCCGCCTGGCCACCGGGGTCAACGACAACCTGGTGCCGCACTCCCAGGCGCGCGACCTCGCCGTGGACTGGTGCGCCAAGGGCGTCAACCTCACCTACCAGCCGGTGGTGCTCCCGAACGCCGGTGACGCGCTCCTCAACCACTTCGGACCGCTGCTCACCGACCAGGGCGACGCCGTCACCTGGCTGACCGACCGGCTCGACGGGAAGACGCCCGTCTCCAACTGCTGGAGCATGCCCCTCCAGCCCTGA
- a CDS encoding protein phosphatase 2C domain-containing protein translates to MVLFPRNPAVAPEPRPGPDGPDGLDAPPSAGRGAGPGNAPGDAPGARGAAWDPLPLGRPVARFEPRPPSGLSYRPDTVCDGWSTPDLHMRLASVRGYDHRYGGRPREDDAAVACDPGSGAVAFAVADGVSHATQPHIGSQLACRSAVEEMLSQVRAGRGPDLDWDRLLATVHWQLVDQARRILHRPDAGPDEAEELLASTLVAGLAVPTAHGVEVAVVSVGDSGAWRIRGDRIVRLLGGKDGRPGEPVSSVVEPMPRVPARGPSPRTFRLDRDTVVLVGTDGFGDALDDEGTGPVAALFVRELRTPVPPLRFAHLLDFSRETFDDDRTLLALWPAAGPPEGAGPAPTAQEARSR, encoded by the coding sequence ATGGTGCTCTTCCCCCGCAACCCGGCCGTGGCGCCCGAGCCGCGGCCCGGCCCGGACGGCCCGGACGGCTTGGACGCGCCACCCTCCGCCGGCCGGGGCGCGGGGCCCGGCAACGCGCCCGGCGATGCCCCCGGCGCCCGGGGCGCCGCCTGGGATCCGCTGCCGCTGGGGCGGCCGGTGGCACGGTTCGAGCCCCGGCCGCCCTCCGGGCTGTCCTACCGTCCCGACACCGTCTGCGACGGCTGGTCCACCCCCGACCTGCACATGCGGCTGGCATCGGTGCGCGGTTACGACCACCGGTACGGCGGACGCCCCCGCGAGGACGACGCCGCCGTGGCCTGCGACCCGGGCAGCGGCGCGGTGGCCTTCGCCGTGGCGGACGGGGTGTCCCACGCCACCCAGCCGCACATCGGATCGCAGTTGGCCTGTCGCAGTGCGGTGGAGGAGATGCTCTCCCAGGTGAGGGCCGGCCGTGGCCCGGACCTCGACTGGGACCGGCTGCTGGCCACGGTGCACTGGCAACTGGTCGACCAGGCCCGACGCATCCTGCACCGGCCCGACGCCGGGCCGGACGAGGCCGAGGAACTGCTCGCCTCGACCCTGGTGGCGGGACTGGCCGTGCCGACCGCCCACGGTGTCGAGGTCGCCGTGGTCTCGGTGGGGGACTCGGGTGCCTGGCGGATCAGGGGGGACCGGATCGTCCGGCTGCTCGGCGGCAAAGACGGCAGGCCCGGCGAACCGGTGTCCTCCGTGGTCGAACCGATGCCCCGCGTGCCCGCGCGGGGCCCGAGCCCCCGGACCTTCCGCCTCGACCGGGACACGGTGGTGCTCGTGGGCACCGACGGCTTCGGCGACGCCCTGGACGACGAGGGAACGGGTCCGGTGGCGGCACTGTTCGTCCGCGAACTGCGCACGCCGGTCCCGCCGTTGCGCTTCGCCCACCTGCTCGACTTCTCCCGCGAGACCTTCGACGACGACCGTACGCTGCTGGCGCTGTGGCCGGCAGCCGGCCCGCCGGAGGGCGCCGGCCCGGCGCCGACGGCACAGGAGGCCCGGTCCCGATGA
- a CDS encoding MbtH family protein has translation MTNPFDDQDGTFLVLVNDENQHSLWPQFADVPAGWTAAHGPDTHAACLEYVERAWTDMRPKSLADAMDAQR, from the coding sequence GTGACCAACCCCTTCGACGACCAGGACGGCACCTTCCTCGTCCTCGTCAACGACGAGAACCAGCACTCGCTGTGGCCGCAGTTCGCGGACGTCCCGGCCGGCTGGACCGCCGCCCACGGCCCCGACACCCACGCCGCCTGCCTGGAGTACGTCGAGCGGGCCTGGACCGACATGCGTCCGAAGAGCCTCGCCGACGCCATGGACGCCCAGCGGTAG
- a CDS encoding Crp/Fnr family transcriptional regulator: protein MNTPVWSDPVFWSALGDDDRTALEGLARRGGVVADRQLFAQGDPSDDLIVVVRGWIKVVSHSTGGYRALLALRGPGDLLGEQAGIAGHRRTAALHTATEVDLLWFTAERFHAYARDHPAVTRALEQTLSGRLHEADRQRAHIAEPVAGRLAALLLDLAARCGEPGEAPGEIRIALPLSQEDLAGLLLSSLRTVSRVLEQWRAEGLIVTGRRSLRLPAPQRLEGLTAPGR from the coding sequence GTGAACACACCCGTGTGGTCCGACCCGGTCTTCTGGTCCGCGCTCGGTGACGACGACCGGACCGCACTCGAAGGGCTCGCCCGCCGTGGCGGCGTGGTCGCCGACCGGCAGCTCTTCGCACAGGGCGACCCGTCCGACGACCTGATCGTCGTGGTGCGCGGCTGGATCAAGGTGGTGTCCCACTCGACCGGCGGGTACCGGGCGCTGCTGGCACTGCGCGGCCCCGGGGACCTGCTGGGTGAGCAGGCCGGAATCGCGGGGCACCGCCGGACGGCCGCCCTGCACACGGCCACCGAGGTCGATCTGCTCTGGTTCACCGCCGAACGTTTCCACGCCTACGCCCGGGACCACCCCGCAGTGACCCGCGCGCTGGAGCAGACCCTTTCCGGACGGCTGCACGAGGCCGACCGCCAGCGCGCCCACATCGCCGAGCCCGTCGCCGGCCGCCTGGCCGCGCTGCTGCTCGACCTGGCGGCCCGCTGCGGCGAGCCGGGAGAGGCGCCGGGAGAGATCCGCATCGCCCTGCCCCTGTCGCAGGAGGACCTCGCCGGGCTGCTGCTCAGCTCCCTGCGCACGGTGAGCCGGGTGCTGGAGCAGTGGCGGGCCGAAGGGCTGATCGTGACGGGCCGCCGTTCGCTTCGGCTGCCGGCGCCGCAACGGCTCGAAGGCTTGACGGCTCCCGGGCGGTGA